Proteins co-encoded in one Bradyrhizobium sp. 170 genomic window:
- a CDS encoding transglycosylase, translating into MKALQTTCIVSAITFTGMIHQVGGNTPGATVPNAMLEAAGSAETPGAPALSAAVPEASAAGSGPSLMAQAEIGDDSFEAKWMALGHHDAAQPMPATHDAPDDAPKPAPVTQDFRYLIYYVWSELPPAEKPAAIVLSSLKDTAVGTPVEEIKRASDAFGLDFNFMKAVAKIESGFDPKQRTGSYIGLFQLSEYEFNKFGSGQIRDPRDNAVAAAYKVITEGILFEWVTHKKPTLSDLYLIHQQGWEGAAEHISQPDRIAWKSMCATSEGREKGEKWCKRAIWRNTLPAVKHAWKSVDKLTSGAFVGMWRDRVADFYSKYMATAAARATQ; encoded by the coding sequence ATGAAAGCCTTGCAGACCACCTGCATCGTGAGTGCCATAACATTCACGGGGATGATCCATCAGGTTGGCGGAAACACGCCAGGCGCGACCGTGCCGAACGCAATGCTGGAAGCGGCTGGGAGCGCCGAGACGCCAGGTGCGCCTGCGCTCTCCGCCGCCGTCCCGGAGGCATCTGCCGCGGGTTCCGGACCGTCGTTGATGGCCCAAGCCGAAATCGGCGACGATTCTTTCGAGGCAAAATGGATGGCCTTGGGCCATCATGATGCCGCCCAACCGATGCCGGCAACGCACGATGCGCCCGACGATGCTCCAAAGCCGGCACCGGTGACGCAGGATTTCCGGTATCTCATCTATTACGTCTGGTCCGAACTGCCGCCTGCCGAAAAGCCGGCGGCTATCGTTTTGAGTTCACTCAAGGACACCGCGGTCGGAACGCCGGTCGAGGAGATCAAGCGCGCTTCCGATGCTTTCGGTCTGGATTTCAATTTCATGAAGGCGGTTGCCAAGATCGAGTCCGGTTTCGATCCCAAGCAACGCACGGGGTCGTATATCGGCCTGTTCCAACTGAGCGAATACGAGTTCAACAAATTCGGCTCCGGGCAGATTCGTGATCCCCGCGACAATGCCGTTGCGGCGGCCTACAAGGTCATTACCGAAGGCATTCTGTTCGAGTGGGTGACGCACAAGAAGCCGACTTTGAGCGATCTTTACCTAATCCATCAACAAGGCTGGGAAGGCGCAGCCGAGCACATCAGCCAACCTGATCGCATCGCTTGGAAATCCATGTGTGCCACCAGCGAAGGCAGGGAGAAAGGCGAAAAATGGTGCAAACGCGCGATCTGGCGGAATACTCTTCCTGCCGTCAAACACGCGTGGAAATCGGTCGATAAATTGACATCGGGGGCATTCGTCGGAATGTGGCGCGACCGGGTTGCTGATTTCTATTCGAAATACATGGCCACCGCCGCCGCACGGGCGACCCAGTAA
- the rocD gene encoding ornithine--oxo-acid transaminase: MGPLVTDFIAREARFGARNYEPLGVVLTRGEGVFVWDTQGHRYLDCLSAYSAVNQGHCHPKILAAMVEQAGRLTLTSRAFHNDQLALFYEEIAALTGSHKVLPMNSGAEAVESAIKSVRKWGYEVKGVPDGQAEIIVCADNFHGRTLGIIGFSTDPAARDHFGPFAAGFKIIAFGDATALKEAITPNTVAFLVEPIQGEAGVVIPPSDYFTAVRQLCTAHDVMLILDEIQTGLGRTGKLLAEQHEGIEADVTLLGKALSGGFYPVSAVLSNNAVLGTLKPGQHGSTFGGNPLACAVARAALRVLVEEGMIENAAAQGTRFLDGLSSIRSNTIREVRGRGLMLAVELHPEAGGARRYCQALQARGILAKDTHGHTIRIAPPLVISSDQVDWALEQIAATLWQDFS; the protein is encoded by the coding sequence ATGGGTCCATTGGTCACAGATTTCATCGCGAGGGAAGCGCGCTTTGGCGCCCGGAACTACGAACCGCTCGGCGTCGTCCTGACGCGCGGCGAGGGCGTCTTTGTTTGGGATACGCAGGGACATCGCTACCTCGATTGCCTCTCCGCCTATTCCGCGGTGAATCAGGGCCACTGCCATCCGAAGATCTTGGCCGCGATGGTGGAGCAGGCGGGCCGGCTGACGCTGACATCGCGCGCCTTTCACAACGACCAGCTGGCCCTCTTCTACGAAGAGATCGCGGCGCTGACCGGCTCCCACAAGGTGCTGCCGATGAACAGCGGCGCCGAAGCGGTTGAGAGTGCGATCAAGTCGGTGCGCAAATGGGGCTATGAGGTGAAGGGGGTGCCGGACGGACAGGCCGAGATCATCGTCTGCGCCGATAATTTTCACGGCCGCACCCTTGGCATCATCGGCTTCAGCACCGACCCGGCGGCACGTGACCATTTCGGACCGTTCGCGGCGGGCTTCAAGATCATCGCCTTCGGCGATGCGACGGCGCTGAAGGAGGCAATCACGCCCAACACGGTCGCCTTTTTGGTCGAACCGATTCAGGGAGAAGCGGGCGTCGTCATCCCACCGTCAGATTACTTTACAGCAGTGCGCCAACTCTGCACTGCGCACGACGTGATGCTGATTTTGGACGAGATCCAGACCGGGCTCGGCCGCACCGGCAAGCTGCTCGCGGAACAGCACGAGGGCATCGAGGCGGATGTCACGCTGCTCGGCAAGGCGTTGTCCGGCGGCTTTTACCCAGTGTCGGCCGTGCTTTCGAACAACGCGGTGCTCGGCACCCTGAAACCTGGCCAGCACGGGTCGACCTTCGGCGGCAATCCGCTGGCCTGTGCGGTGGCTCGGGCCGCGCTGCGCGTGCTGGTCGAGGAAGGGATGATCGAGAACGCGGCCGCCCAGGGCACCCGTTTTCTCGATGGCCTGAGCAGCATCCGCAGCAACACGATCCGGGAAGTGCGCGGACGCGGGCTGATGCTGGCCGTCGAGCTTCACCCGGAAGCAGGCGGTGCACGTCGCTACTGTCAGGCCCTGCAGGCCCGAGGCATCCTCGCCAAGGACACACATGGGCACACGATTCGCATCGCCCCGCCGCTTGTTATCTCCAGCGATCAGGTCGACTGGGCGCTGGAACAGATCGCCGCCACTTTGTGGCAGGATTTCTCGTGA
- a CDS encoding PRC-barrel domain-containing protein, whose amino-acid sequence MPTAKLHALTILGELDEARSELVGKAVVLTDGKAGTVENVWLDELHGLRISIRGHDGKWPASTIKFAQTG is encoded by the coding sequence ATGCCTACGGCGAAACTCCATGCACTAACAATCCTTGGCGAGCTCGATGAGGCCCGGTCAGAGCTTGTCGGCAAGGCCGTAGTACTCACTGATGGAAAGGCCGGGACAGTAGAGAACGTTTGGCTTGACGAGCTGCACGGCCTACGAATTTCGATCAGGGGCCACGATGGAAAGTGGCCCGCCTCAACGATCAAATTCGCGCAGACCGGCTGA
- a CDS encoding cold-shock protein, which yields MATGTVKWFNPTKGYGFIQPDNGGKDVFVHISAVEKAGLSSLNEGAKVSYEEMSNRGKTSAENLRVG from the coding sequence GTGGCAACAGGTACTGTGAAGTGGTTTAACCCAACGAAGGGATATGGATTCATTCAACCCGACAACGGTGGCAAGGATGTCTTCGTGCACATCTCGGCAGTCGAAAAAGCAGGACTGAGTAGTCTCAATGAGGGTGCTAAGGTGAGCTACGAAGAAATGAGCAACCGTGGCAAGACGTCTGCCGAAAATCTGAGAGTCGGATAA
- a CDS encoding nuclear transport factor 2 family protein, whose amino-acid sequence MAMITKHATFAEARGHVRAALAAMGSGHPDAYIDCWARSDDATLFGAWGPIEKGYQHLVDTFRWVGHRFTGGMLVPEDVVSFESGDLAYTVGFERGEVSVDANAPTMMTIRVTHIYRRIEGEWYLVHRHADFPPSDQRAGGSHLARPDGGT is encoded by the coding sequence ATGGCGATGATCACTAAGCACGCTACCTTTGCAGAGGCGCGCGGCCACGTCCGAGCAGCGCTCGCCGCGATGGGCTCGGGCCACCCAGACGCATACATCGATTGCTGGGCTAGGTCCGATGACGCGACATTGTTTGGCGCTTGGGGGCCGATCGAGAAGGGATACCAGCATCTTGTCGATACATTCCGCTGGGTCGGACATCGGTTCACTGGAGGGATGTTAGTTCCGGAGGACGTCGTCTCTTTTGAAAGCGGCGACCTCGCGTACACGGTCGGCTTTGAGCGCGGCGAGGTATCAGTCGATGCCAATGCTCCCACGATGATGACCATCCGCGTGACGCATATCTATCGCCGTATCGAGGGCGAATGGTATCTCGTCCATCGTCACGCCGATTTCCCGCCCTCCGACCAGCGCGCCGGAGGCTCGCACTTGGCGAGACCGGATGGGGGAACTTGA
- a CDS encoding serine hydrolase domain-containing protein — protein sequence MKKLGGSGHDDLTTDKNRPCNRARRYFLQQAAAIGAGAALYSVPLVSSVQGSEAALQKVLNDSVAAGKVPFVVGMTGKASGVTFTGAAGDAALGVKAAPDTVLRIFSMTKGVGSTAAMILIEQGKMDFDTPVQDVLPEFAEIGVLEGWDGDNPKMRAPKVKATARHLATHTSGLEYEFWRGEVAEYLAKTKRPSIVAGTKAAMFYPMMTDPGTRWGYGPSIDWLGLMAEKISGQRIDVFLKQNLFEPLGMKDTDVEVRPHMQGRLAGVKERGGDGKFGDTDLAPPSNPEVYGMGHALYSTPQDYMRFLRMFLNKGALDGNRVLKESSVARMLENHMGPLKFEKMVTVAPTITADFDPFAGTTKTHSFGFMRNEADIPGRRKAGSQSWAGVLNTHYWFDPTADLAGIITTQTLPFVEPPFMAAYEAFEKAAYGNA from the coding sequence ATGAAGAAACTTGGAGGAAGCGGTCACGACGACTTGACCACCGACAAGAACCGCCCGTGCAATCGCGCGCGGCGATATTTTCTGCAGCAGGCCGCGGCGATCGGCGCTGGCGCCGCACTGTATTCAGTGCCTCTGGTATCTTCAGTACAGGGTAGCGAGGCCGCACTCCAAAAAGTTCTCAATGACTCGGTGGCCGCCGGCAAAGTTCCCTTCGTCGTCGGCATGACCGGCAAGGCTTCGGGCGTGACCTTCACTGGCGCCGCGGGCGATGCCGCTCTCGGCGTGAAGGCCGCGCCAGACACAGTGCTGAGGATCTTCTCCATGACCAAGGGCGTAGGTTCCACGGCAGCGATGATCCTAATTGAGCAAGGCAAGATGGACTTCGACACGCCGGTGCAGGATGTGCTGCCTGAGTTCGCGGAGATTGGTGTCCTTGAGGGCTGGGATGGCGATAACCCCAAGATGCGGGCGCCTAAAGTCAAGGCCACTGCGAGGCACCTCGCCACCCATACCTCGGGCCTTGAGTATGAGTTCTGGCGAGGCGAGGTCGCCGAATATCTGGCGAAGACCAAGCGCCCGTCGATCGTCGCCGGCACCAAGGCCGCGATGTTCTATCCGATGATGACGGATCCTGGAACCCGCTGGGGCTACGGGCCCTCCATCGACTGGCTGGGCCTGATGGCGGAGAAGATCAGCGGCCAGCGGATTGACGTCTTTCTCAAGCAGAACCTGTTCGAACCGCTGGGCATGAAGGATACCGACGTCGAGGTCCGGCCACACATGCAAGGGCGGTTGGCCGGCGTGAAAGAAAGGGGTGGCGACGGCAAGTTCGGCGACACCGACCTGGCGCCGCCCTCCAATCCCGAGGTCTATGGCATGGGCCACGCGCTGTATTCAACACCGCAGGACTACATGCGCTTCCTGCGTATGTTCCTCAACAAAGGCGCACTCGACGGCAATCGGGTGCTCAAGGAGAGCAGTGTTGCCCGTATGCTTGAGAACCATATGGGTCCACTTAAGTTTGAGAAGATGGTCACCGTGGCACCAACGATCACCGCAGACTTCGATCCCTTCGCGGGCACGACAAAGACGCACAGCTTCGGCTTTATGCGCAACGAGGCCGACATCCCGGGCCGCCGCAAGGCTGGTTCACAAAGCTGGGCCGGCGTGCTCAACACGCATTACTGGTTCGACCCCACCGCGGACCTGGCTGGCATCATCACGACCCAGACCCTTCCCTTTGTGGAGCCACCGTTCATGGCTGCCTACGAGGCTTTTGAAAAGGCCGCATACGGCAACGCCTAG
- a CDS encoding AraC family transcriptional regulator — translation MRWLGRAACRRVIFSRAFRRSVGVAPHNWLLTFRVEVAKQKLRDGRLSLRDVALACGFADQSHLTQVFTRIVGVSPGAWRRALNE, via the coding sequence ATGAGGTGGCTCGGGCGTGCGGCCTGTCGTCGCGTTATTTTCTCGCGTGCGTTTCGCCGCTCCGTAGGAGTCGCACCGCACAACTGGCTTCTGACGTTTCGCGTCGAGGTCGCCAAGCAGAAGCTGCGCGATGGCCGATTGTCCTTGCGGGATGTAGCCTTGGCCTGCGGCTTTGCAGATCAAAGTCACCTGACGCAAGTCTTCACCCGTATCGTTGGCGTCAGCCCCGGTGCTTGGCGTCGAGCGCTCAACGAATAG
- a CDS encoding helix-turn-helix domain-containing protein — MEWSTRPRHPDQPFGSWADDLAAAFVRLEPRRIADQPFEGAISKVDAGPIQVSLVTATAHTVLRLASHVASSTHDLCFVNLQLEGLGRTRQRGHEQISAPGDLALADTTEPFEIANGYDFKLFCFAVPRRLLPKELLDRPRLNLSATETGRALSRTLAGYADLCLGGRQLPSTSALSGAHVSELISCASEILSDMSVERVHTPVLLSMMLDHIDRHSNDPELGAATLAARFRCSERYVHRLFATTGRSVGEHLNEKRIAACTQRFLDRSSAHKTIAEIAFAAGFRDISHFNRLFKRCHGVAPREFRRAAAR; from the coding sequence ATGGAATGGTCGACCAGGCCGCGACATCCGGATCAGCCCTTTGGAAGCTGGGCTGACGACCTTGCGGCTGCCTTCGTTCGACTCGAGCCACGCAGGATTGCTGACCAGCCCTTCGAAGGCGCAATCTCGAAGGTTGACGCCGGTCCGATCCAGGTATCGCTGGTCACAGCCACCGCGCATACCGTGCTTCGCCTCGCTTCGCACGTTGCCTCGAGCACGCACGATCTTTGCTTTGTGAACCTCCAGCTCGAAGGGTTGGGGCGCACCAGGCAGCGAGGCCACGAGCAGATCAGTGCGCCCGGTGACCTGGCGCTTGCGGATACGACAGAGCCGTTCGAGATCGCCAACGGCTACGACTTCAAGTTGTTTTGCTTTGCGGTACCGCGGCGACTGTTGCCGAAAGAACTGCTCGATCGCCCGCGGCTCAACCTGTCCGCGACCGAAACCGGCCGTGCACTTTCCCGAACGCTCGCCGGCTATGCCGATCTATGCTTGGGTGGTCGTCAGCTCCCAAGTACCTCCGCGCTGTCCGGCGCGCACGTATCTGAGCTCATCTCGTGCGCGTCAGAAATTCTGTCGGATATGTCCGTGGAGCGCGTGCACACCCCCGTGCTGCTGTCGATGATGCTTGACCATATCGATCGTCACAGCAACGACCCTGAGCTAGGCGCCGCAACACTGGCCGCAAGATTCCGTTGCTCTGAACGTTACGTGCACCGTCTGTTTGCGACAACAGGTCGCTCGGTGGGAGAGCACCTCAACGAGAAGCGGATTGCCGCCTGCACGCAAAGGTTTCTGGATCGCAGTTCCGCTCACAAGACCATTGCCGAAATAGCCTTTGCCGCAGGCTTCCGCGACATCTCGCACTTTAACCGCCTGTTCAAGCGTTGCCACGGAGTGGCGCCGCGGGAGTTTCGTCGCGCCGCCGCACGCTGA
- a CDS encoding acyl-CoA dehydrogenase family protein, whose translation MAIDFTLTAQQRELQRASRKFAKEVLGEARKAELLATPEERFLATRPTYEAMVAAGYLRKCIPAPAGGDNAGLIDMAILAEEFYSVNPSVTLTMLGTVLGLLPVLLGGTPDQCKRLLAPFLKASGAPLAGFCSSEPGGSANAASPPPGEGVRTTARREGGNWVINGRKKWVSSATGWNREGANVLCVVCRTDPTAASDAAISIIAVEGPVKGLVFERAIDAIGHRAHLVPQFGLQNVATPGHNLLGQEGSGLALTAAAFTGTAALVGIFGVALMRAAFDFALHFACTEKRGGVHAIIEHQAVGYALADAKTTIEAARYLSWRACHALDTQSPAAEELAVEAKIFGSEAAVRVITDLMRVVGIESYDNEAPFARLLQDALALPIFDGGNMGIRRRQLHATLKRSDYDPLTASGAA comes from the coding sequence ATGGCGATCGATTTTACGCTCACTGCGCAACAGCGGGAGCTGCAGCGCGCTTCCCGCAAATTCGCGAAAGAGGTGCTGGGCGAGGCCAGGAAGGCTGAGTTGCTGGCAACGCCGGAAGAGCGCTTCCTCGCGACCAGGCCGACCTACGAGGCGATGGTGGCGGCCGGATATTTGCGCAAGTGCATCCCGGCGCCTGCGGGCGGCGACAATGCCGGGTTGATTGATATGGCGATCCTGGCTGAAGAATTTTACAGCGTGAATCCGAGCGTGACGCTCACGATGCTTGGCACCGTACTCGGCCTGCTGCCGGTTCTACTCGGCGGCACACCTGACCAATGCAAGCGCCTGCTCGCGCCTTTTTTAAAGGCAAGCGGCGCGCCACTTGCCGGGTTCTGCTCCAGCGAACCGGGCGGCAGCGCCAACGCTGCCTCGCCACCACCCGGCGAGGGCGTCCGCACGACGGCAAGGCGAGAGGGTGGCAACTGGGTGATCAACGGCCGCAAGAAATGGGTGTCCTCCGCCACGGGTTGGAACCGCGAAGGCGCCAACGTTCTGTGCGTGGTGTGCCGAACCGACCCGACGGCGGCCTCCGATGCGGCGATCTCCATCATCGCAGTAGAAGGACCAGTGAAGGGTCTTGTATTCGAACGAGCGATCGACGCGATCGGTCATCGGGCGCATCTCGTTCCGCAGTTCGGCTTGCAGAATGTCGCAACACCTGGCCACAATTTGCTCGGACAGGAGGGCTCAGGCCTCGCGTTGACGGCTGCGGCGTTCACGGGCACCGCGGCACTTGTCGGCATCTTCGGGGTCGCGTTGATGCGCGCGGCGTTCGATTTTGCGCTGCATTTTGCCTGTACCGAGAAGCGTGGCGGCGTTCACGCTATCATCGAGCATCAGGCGGTCGGATACGCTTTGGCCGATGCAAAAACCACGATCGAAGCAGCGCGCTATCTGAGCTGGCGCGCCTGTCACGCGCTCGACACCCAGTCACCGGCGGCCGAGGAGCTTGCAGTCGAGGCGAAGATTTTTGGTTCCGAGGCCGCGGTACGCGTGATCACTGATCTCATGCGCGTGGTCGGCATCGAAAGCTACGATAACGAGGCTCCGTTCGCTCGCCTGCTGCAGGATGCACTTGCGCTGCCGATCTTCGACGGCGGCAATATGGGCATTCGGAGGCGGCAGTTGCACGCGACGCTCAAACGAAGCGACTATGATCCGCTTACTGCCAGCGGAGCGGCGTAG
- a CDS encoding SDR family oxidoreductase, with protein MSAEQRVAIVTGASQGIGAGILQAFRDRNYRVVATSRSIKPVANSDVVTVQGDVAARDTAEKVFKAALERFGRVDTLVNNAGMFMAKPFTAYSQDDYDIYLSTNVMGFFHMTQRALELMSKQGHGHIVTITTSLVDQPMSSVPAALASLTKGALSATTRALAIEYAKTGIRVNAVSPGIIKTPMHPPEAHPALAALHPMGRMGDVSDIVDAVLYLDSAGFVTGEVLHVDGGQAAGHHLP; from the coding sequence ATGAGTGCTGAGCAAAGAGTGGCCATTGTAACGGGAGCTTCGCAGGGTATCGGTGCCGGTATCCTCCAAGCTTTTAGAGATCGGAACTACCGGGTTGTTGCGACGTCGCGGTCGATTAAGCCCGTCGCCAATTCCGATGTCGTGACGGTGCAAGGTGACGTTGCCGCTCGCGACACCGCTGAGAAGGTGTTCAAAGCGGCGTTAGAGCGCTTCGGTCGTGTCGACACCCTGGTCAACAACGCCGGTATGTTCATGGCGAAGCCCTTTACGGCTTACTCGCAAGACGATTACGACATCTATTTGTCGACGAACGTGATGGGCTTCTTTCATATGACCCAGCGTGCGCTGGAACTGATGAGCAAACAAGGGCATGGTCACATAGTCACGATAACGACAAGTCTTGTTGACCAGCCGATGAGTAGCGTTCCAGCCGCGCTGGCCTCTCTAACAAAAGGCGCGTTGAGCGCAACAACCAGGGCCCTCGCCATCGAGTATGCAAAGACCGGAATTCGCGTGAACGCCGTGTCACCGGGAATAATCAAGACACCGATGCATCCACCCGAAGCGCATCCAGCATTGGCGGCACTCCACCCCATGGGGCGGATGGGAGATGTCTCCGATATTGTGGACGCGGTGCTCTACCTCGATAGCGCCGGATTCGTGACCGGGGAGGTTCTCCACGTCGATGGAGGACAGGCTGCTGGCCACCATCTGCCGTAG
- a CDS encoding HAD family hydrolase — MIRPDLIIFDCDGVLVDSEVLSCRCLSDTLAGHGISLDVDQALDLFLGRSVTAVFQHYEALGRSIPEQFTDELKAGVRAAFISSLRPIEGVNSVLQDLQIPHCVASSSDVDRVSFSLSLTSLAPYFDARLYTSQMVERGKPAPDLFLYAAEKMQVDPGRTLVIEDSVSGVKAGKAAGMTVWGFVGGSHYQSRDGKAILREAGADRVFGRMVDFWRTDRQGD; from the coding sequence ATGATCAGACCCGATCTTATCATTTTCGATTGCGACGGCGTGTTGGTCGACAGCGAGGTGCTGAGCTGTCGCTGTCTCTCCGACACGTTGGCGGGACACGGCATCAGCCTTGACGTCGATCAGGCGCTTGATCTGTTCCTTGGACGAAGCGTGACGGCGGTCTTCCAGCATTACGAAGCGTTGGGACGCTCGATCCCCGAGCAATTTACGGACGAGCTGAAGGCAGGGGTTCGAGCTGCGTTTATCTCGTCGCTACGCCCAATCGAAGGGGTGAATTCGGTGTTGCAAGACTTGCAAATCCCGCATTGTGTCGCTTCGTCCAGCGATGTCGATCGGGTGTCCTTCTCACTCTCTTTGACCAGCCTCGCGCCGTATTTCGACGCGCGTCTCTATACCTCGCAAATGGTGGAACGCGGCAAGCCGGCACCCGACCTCTTCCTCTACGCAGCCGAAAAGATGCAGGTGGATCCAGGCCGCACCCTCGTGATCGAGGACAGCGTTAGCGGCGTCAAGGCGGGCAAGGCGGCCGGCATGACAGTTTGGGGATTTGTCGGAGGCAGCCACTATCAATCGCGTGACGGCAAGGCCATTCTGCGCGAAGCGGGGGCGGATCGGGTGTTTGGACGAATGGTGGATTTCTGGCGGACGGACCGGCAAGGAGACTGA